One segment of Passer domesticus isolate bPasDom1 chromosome 28, bPasDom1.hap1, whole genome shotgun sequence DNA contains the following:
- the GINS4 gene encoding DNA replication complex GINS protein SLD5, translating into MAAATGGDSDGDSEELVLTPAQLIHSLEQAWLNEKFAPELLESKPEIVECVVEQLDHMEANLKRAKRGDLKVSVHHMEIERIRYVLSSYLRCRLVKIEKFFPHILEKEKSRAEGEPSILSPEEFAFAKEYMANTEAYLKNVALKHMPPNLQKVSLLKSVPKPNLDSFVFLRVLERQENILVEPETDEQREYAINLEEGSQHLIRYRTVAPLVASGAVQLI; encoded by the exons ATGGCGGCCGCGACGGGCGGCGACTCGGACGGCGACAGCGAGGAGCTGGTGCTCACCCCGGCACAGCTGAtccacagcctggagcag GCCTGGCTGAACGAGAAATTTGCTCCGGAGCTGCTGGAGAGTAAACCTGAAATCGTGGAGTGCGTGGTGGAGCAGCTGGACCATATG GAAGCCAACCTGAAACGGGCGAAGAGGGGAGACCTGAAGGTCAGCGTTCATCACATGGAGATCGAGAGGATCCGTTACGTGCTCAGCAGCTACCTCAGGTGTCGACTGGTGAAG ATAGAGAAGTTTTTTCCCCACATCCTGGAGAAGGAGAAGTCTCGAGCTGAAGGGGAGCCCTCCATTTTATCACCAGAGGAGTTTGCTTTTGCTAAAGA GTACATGGCAAACACAGAGGCTTACCTGAAAAACGTGGCCCTAAAACACATGCCACCTAACCTGCAGAAAGTGTCTCTCCTAAAGTCAG TTCCAAAGCCCAACCTGGACTCCTTTGTGTTTCTGAGGGTGCTGGAGCGGCAGGAGAACATCCTGGTGGAGCCAGAGACAGACGAGCAGAG GGAATATGCCATCAACCTGGAGGAGGGCTCGCAGCACCTGATCCGCTACAGAACCGTGGCCCCTCTGGTGGCCTCTGGAGCTGTGCAGCTCATCTGA
- the GOLGA7 gene encoding golgin subfamily A member 7, which yields MRPQQAPVAGKVFIQRDYSGGTRCQFQSKFPAELENRIDRQQFEETVRTLNNLYAEAEKLGGQSYLEGCLACLTAYTIFLCMETHYEKVLKKIAKFIQEQNEKIYAPQGLLLTDPIERGLRVIEITIYEDRGLTSGR from the exons ATGAGGCCGCAGCAGGCGCCGGTGGCGGGCAAGGTGTTCATCCAGCGCGACTACAGCGGCGGGACGCGCTGCCAGTTCCAGAGCAAGTTCCCCGCCGAGCTGGAGAACCGG ATTGACAGGCAGCAGTTTGAGGAGACAGTCCGGACGCTGAACAACCTGTACGCGGAAGCTGAAAAGCTCGGGGGCCAGTCTTACCTGGAGGGCTGCCTGGCCTGCCTGACTGCCTACACCATCTTCCTGTGCATGGAGACACACTATGAAAAG GTTCTAAAGAAAATTGCAAAGTTCATTCAGGAACAGAATGAGAAGATCTACGCTCCTCAGGGCCTTCTGCTGACAGACCCCATCGAAAGAGGATTAAGAGTT ATTGAAATTACCATTTATGAAGACAGAGGTTTGACCAGTGGAAGATAA
- the SFRP1 gene encoding secreted frizzled-related protein 1 translates to MGSVRGPGGAALRALLSVAAGLLACGVASEYDYVSYQSDLGPYPGGRFYAKPHQCVAIPADLRLCHSVGYDKMVLPNLLDHETMAEVKHQASSWVPLLNKNCHMGTQVFLCSLFAPVCLDRPVYPCRWLCEAVRDSCEPVMQFFGFFWPEMLKCDQFPQDDVCIAMTAPNATEVSRPKGTTVCPPCDNEMKSEAIVEHLCASEFALKMTIKEVKKENGDKMIIPRKRKALKLGPIRKKNLKKLVLFLKNGADCPCHQLDNLSHYFLIMGRQVKTQYLLTAIYKWDKKNKEFKKFMKKMKSPDCPTFPSVFK, encoded by the exons ATGGGCAGCGTGagggggcccggcggggccgccctGCGTGCCTTGCTGTCGGTGGCCGCCGGGCTGCTGGCCTGCGGCGTGGCCAGCGAGTACGACTATGTCAGCTACCAGTCAGACCTGGGCCCTTACCCTGGCGGGCGCTTCTACGCCAAGCCCCACCAGTGCGTGGCCATCCCCGCCGACCTGCGGCTTTGCCACAGCGTGGGCTACGACAAGATGGTGCTGCCCAACCTGCTGGACCACGAGACCATGGCCGAGGTGAAGCACCAGGCGAGCAGCTGGGTGCCGCTGCTCAACAAGAATTGCCACATGGGCACCCAGGTGTTCCTGTGCTCCCTCTTTGCCCCCGTCTGCCTGGACCGGCCCGTCTACCCCTGCCGCTGGCTCTGCGAGGCCGTGCGCGACTCCTGCGAGCCTGTCATGCAGTTCTTTGGCTTCTTCTGGCCAGAGATGCTCAAGTGTGACCAGTTTCCCCAGGATGACGTCTGCATTGCTATGACAGCTCCCAATGCCACCGAGGTCTCCAGGCCTAAAG GAACGACCGTGTGTCCCCCGTGTGACAATGAGATGAAGTCAGAGGCCATTGTGGAGCACCTGTGTGCCAGCGAGTTTG CTCTTAAGATGACCATCAAGGAAGTGAAGAAGGAGAATGGGGACAAGATGATCATTCCACGGAAGAGGAAGGCACTGAAGCTGGGGCCCATCCGCAAGAAGAACCTCAAGAAGCTGGTGCTGTTCCTAAAAAACGGGGCAGACTGTCCCTGCCATCAGCTGGACAACCTCAGCCACTACTTCCTCATCATGGGCCGCCAGGTGAAGACTCAGTACCTGTTGACAGCTATCTACAAGTGGGACAAGAAGAACAAAGAGTTCAAGAAGTTTATGAAGAAGATGAAGTCCCCCGACTGCCCGACGTTTCCGTCCGTGTTCAAGTGA